Proteins encoded together in one Psychrobacter sp. 28M-43 window:
- a CDS encoding TerD family protein, which yields MSTTAPSPLLSDSLRGLGLDAGTLFFALNYEFTKIEPKGMFKRFKKNQSAMDIDLACVLYDDNCVISDIVWFKQLRDKAESVKHQGDSLNGKDRGEQAMYLAPLDQEQIRLELEKIPAHINHIGLIANSYHGHSFSRVKKGEIHLSDDEGNRCFEVNLKQLPRDCTTLWVAHLRRSVDDWHLTLQNLPLTAEGLANAAQEVAHELARALPIPQGI from the coding sequence ATGTCGACCACTGCCCCATCACCACTGTTGTCAGATAGTTTACGAGGACTTGGACTAGACGCAGGGACTTTGTTCTTTGCGCTCAATTATGAATTTACCAAAATTGAACCAAAAGGCATGTTTAAGCGCTTTAAGAAAAATCAAAGCGCGATGGATATTGATCTGGCTTGTGTGTTGTACGATGACAATTGCGTCATCAGTGACATCGTTTGGTTTAAGCAATTACGAGATAAAGCTGAATCGGTCAAGCATCAAGGTGACAGCTTAAATGGTAAGGATCGCGGTGAACAAGCCATGTATCTGGCCCCCCTTGATCAAGAGCAAATCAGATTGGAGCTTGAGAAAATACCCGCTCATATTAATCATATTGGTTTAATTGCCAACTCATACCATGGTCATTCGTTTTCTAGAGTCAAGAAAGGCGAAATTCATCTGAGTGACGATGAAGGAAACCGTTGTTTTGAAGTCAACCTTAAGCAGCTCCCACGCGACTGCACCACGCTATGGGTAGCGCATTTGCGTCGATCTGTTGACGACTGGCATTTAACGTTGCAAAACTTACCACTCACTGCAGAGGGTCTAGCAAATGCAGCACAAGAAGTGGCTCATGAGTTAGCACGTGCATTGCCTATCCCTCAGGGAATATAA